AGTAATTGGGGACAAGCGCTTTATTGATTGATACCCCTCGTAAAAGCGGGTGACAAAACTAGCAATTTTCGTGATGCGATTTACAAACAGTCTATTTCAACACAGAGATACAAAGGCACAGAGGTTCACAAAGCATTTCTTTAACTTCTTTGACTTCCTCTAACTTTTGAAATAGCTACATTTATTTCTTTATTCCGTTAAATTCACCTAAAGCAAAGCCTATAAAGGGAACTATTCGGTAAGTTTAACCATCATTTTAAAGTAAGTATCCGATGAAGGTAGAAGTAATAACCATAGGAGACGAACTGCTAATTGGGCAGGTTGTTGATACTAACTCGGCATGGATTGGCTCTAAGCTAAACGAAAACGGAATCCATCTATCAAAGATAACCTCAATTGGCGATAGTAAGGAGCAAATATATAAGGCATTAGACGATGCCTTTGCAAGTGCAGATGCAATACTTATGACGGGCGGATTAGGCCCTACCAAAGACGATATCACCAAGAAAACTTTAGCAGAATATTTCCAGTGCGGCTTTAAAACCGATCAGCAGACGCTAGATCGAGTAAAAGAGCTGCTTCAACGAAGAGGAATATCCGTTACCGATATCAACTACATGCAAGCCGAAGTTCCCGAAGTTTGCGAGGTTATACAGAACTACAACGGAACAGCCCCCTGTATGGTCTTTAGAAAGGAGAGGAAACTACTCGTATCAATGCCCGGTGTACCTTTCGAAATGAAGGGGCTTATGGAAGATGCCGTTCTTAACCTACTAATAAAGGAAAGTGGCACGCAAGCCATTGTTCATAAAACAATTATGACTACAGGTGTTCCTGAGTCGGTTTTGGCTAAACGAATAGAAGAGTGGGAGATAGGTCTGCCGCAATATATGAAGTTAGCTTACCTTCCTAGCCTTTATGGTGTTCGGTTACGTATTACTGCAAGTGAAAATCGCAAAAAAGACCTAACTGATGCCGTTGAAGAACAGGTTAATAAGCTTAAACCTATTCTTAAGGAAGACATTTTTAGCTACCAGGATGAAACACTTGAAGAAGTTGTTGGACGTATGCTGAAAAGTAGAAATTTAACTGTAGCAACCGCCGAATCATGCACAGGAGGAACCGTAGCATCGACCATAGTTTCTGTACCCGGCGCATCTCTCTACTTTAAAGGTGGAGTAGTCGCCTACGATGATGAGGTAAAAAAAGACCTGCTAAAGGTTAATCCCTGCACACTTTTTACCGATGGAGCCGTAAGCAAAGCGGTTATAGAACAGATGGCCGAAGGTGCAAGAGCGCTTCTTAAAACCGATTTTGCCATTGCAACATCGGGCATCGCCGGTCCCGATGGAGGAACAGAATCAAAGCCAGTTGGCACAACTTGGATTGCCGTAGCAACACCA
This sequence is a window from Acetobacteroides hydrogenigenes. Protein-coding genes within it:
- a CDS encoding competence/damage-inducible protein A gives rise to the protein MKVEVITIGDELLIGQVVDTNSAWIGSKLNENGIHLSKITSIGDSKEQIYKALDDAFASADAILMTGGLGPTKDDITKKTLAEYFQCGFKTDQQTLDRVKELLQRRGISVTDINYMQAEVPEVCEVIQNYNGTAPCMVFRKERKLLVSMPGVPFEMKGLMEDAVLNLLIKESGTQAIVHKTIMTTGVPESVLAKRIEEWEIGLPQYMKLAYLPSLYGVRLRITASENRKKDLTDAVEEQVNKLKPILKEDIFSYQDETLEEVVGRMLKSRNLTVATAESCTGGTVASTIVSVPGASLYFKGGVVAYDDEVKKDLLKVNPCTLFTDGAVSKAVIEQMAEGARALLKTDFAIATSGIAGPDGGTESKPVGTTWIAVATPRSTISEVYNFGDNRERTMIRATTAALNMLRIQILRAD